The region CCAGCAGCGGCAAGCATGCCTTGGGCTGGGATCCCGCCAAGGTGCTGGCGCCGCTGGGTGACCGCGCCAGCAGCCACGACGACCTGGACCCGCTCGTCCACGCCGTCACACAGGCGGCCCGGCCGGGCGACCATATCCTGGTCATGAGCAACGGCGGCTTCGGCGGCGTGCACGGCAAGCTGCTGGCCGCGCTGGAGACAGCGACCGCTGCCGGTGCGACGGCCGCCCCACGGAAGCAACCATGATCCTCTACCTGCACGGCTTCCGGTCCTCGCCCTCGTCCTTCAAGGCCCGCCTGATGGCGCAGGCCATGGCCGACCGCGGCCTGGCGGATGACTGGCGCTGCCCGCAACTGCCCGCCAGCCCGCGCGCGGCCATCGAACTGGCCACGGCCCTGGCGCAAGAGCTGCTGGAACGCGGCCGCGCCCAGGCAGGTAGCGGCAAGGATTTCAGCCCGCGCAACCTGACGGTGATCGGGTCTTCACTGGGCGGCTATTACGCCGGCTGGCTGGCGGAGCAACTGGACTGCCGGGCGGTGCTGCTGAATCCCGCCGTGCACGCGCCGCGCGACCTGGCCACCCAGGTCGGCGCGCAGACTATGTATCATTCGGGCGAGCCTTTCGATTTTCGGCCGGAATACGTCGCGGAACTGGCCGCCATC is a window of Bordetella sp. N DNA encoding:
- a CDS encoding YqiA/YcfP family alpha/beta fold hydrolase; translation: MILYLHGFRSSPSSFKARLMAQAMADRGLADDWRCPQLPASPRAAIELATALAQELLERGRAQAGSGKDFSPRNLTVIGSSLGGYYAGWLAEQLDCRAVLLNPAVHAPRDLATQVGAQTMYHSGEPFDFRPEYVAELAAIEVARPTQLDRYFLVAATGDEVLDWQEMRDFYAGSRQTIIPGSDHGIADFGKYLPEVLEFALGDRHS